A DNA window from Trichosurus vulpecula isolate mTriVul1 chromosome 2, mTriVul1.pri, whole genome shotgun sequence contains the following coding sequences:
- the LOC118836517 gene encoding olfactory receptor 52N5-like: MSVSNDSYVAPDSFILNGIPGLEAAHIWISLPLCAMYAISLVGNLGLVYLIQYEESLHRPMYFFLAMLSLTDLLTCTTTLPNALCIFWFNLKKIKFDACLVQMFFVHGFTGVESGVLMLMALDRYVAICYPLRYATILTNPIIAKAGLATFLRGVILMIPFPFLVKRLPFCQSNIISHTYCDHMSVVKLSCSSIKVNVIYGLMVALLIGVFDICCISVSYTMILRAVVSLASADARQKAFSTCTAHICAIIITYVPAFFTFFTHRFGGHTIPPSLHIIVANLYLLLPPTLNPIVYGVKTKQIRDSVIRIVWGTESKLSVGKN, encoded by the exons ATGTCAGTTTCCAATGATTCCTATGTGGCCCCAGACTCTTTCATCTTGAATGGTATTCCTGGTCTAGAAGCTGCCCACATATGGatatctcttcctctctgtgcTATGTATGCCATATCTCTTGTGGGTAACCTTGGCCTCGTGTATCTCATTCAGTATGAAGAGTCGCTTCACCGGCCAATGTACTTCTTCCTGGCAATGCTCTCACTCACCGACCTTCTCACTTGTACCACTACCCTCCCCAATGCACTGTGCATCTTCTGGTTTAATTTGAAGAAGATCAAGTTCGATGCTTGCCTAGTCCAAATGTTCTTTGTCCACGGGTTCACAGGAGTGGAGTCTGGGGTGCTCATGCTCATGGCATTGGATCGCTATGTGGCTATCTGCTACCCCCTGCGCTATGCCACCATCCTCACCAATCCCATCATTGCCAAAGCTGGGCTTGCTACCTTCCTACGGGGTGTGATACTTATGatacctttccctttcttggtCAAACGCCTACCCTTTTGCCAAAGCAATATCATTTCCCACACCTACTGTGACCATATGTCTGTGGTGAAGTTATCTTGTTCCAGCATTAAGGTGAATGTTATCTATGGTCTAATGGTTGCCCTCCTAATTGGTGTGTTTGACATATGTTGTATCTCTGTGTCCTATACCATGATCCTCCGAGCTGTGGTGAGCCTGGCGTCTGCAGATGCAAGGCAGAAGGCCTTCAGTACATGCACGGCCCACATTTGTGCCATCATCATTACATATGTTCCAGCCTTTTTTACCTTCTTCACCCACCGCTTTGGGGGGCATACCATTCCACCATCTCTCCACATAATTGTGGCTAATCTCTATCTGCTCTTACCCCCAACCCTGAACCCCATTGTCTATGGGGTGAAGACCAAACAGATCCGAGACAGTGTCATCAG AATAGTTTGGGGGACAGAATCCAAATTGTCAGTagggaagaattga